A genome region from Drosophila simulans strain w501 chromosome 2R, Prin_Dsim_3.1, whole genome shotgun sequence includes the following:
- the LOC6734065 gene encoding proteasome inhibitor PI31 subunit, producing MESGSSAKTGDFFYGWDLLYKTVKADVSKKSDLLIALVHFLLTKHYNFRCVGIGDDKTLPEEEGSELLPDSWNDDDTKYSLRYVHDKMLYLLLGHITEGSLLINLLDINTKKVSNICVEPETLVPEVKGGITTIMPSASEIVERYRRELLDPVFTGNSREVTTQTTNSPRPNVSTPDPFGEPRRGGSFTPGQFEPRPFGFPDVGRGDLDPLGRGGHGNLFSFPSRPNMGPGPLPRFDPFNPLNPNRPGQGGINPDHMRPPDWNPDYYM from the exons ATGGAGAGTGGGTCGTCTGCCAAGACGGGCGATTTCTTCTACGGCTGGGATCTGCTGTACAAGACCGTTAAGGCTGATGTCTCCAAGAAGTCAGACCTGTTGATTGCCCTCGTCCACTTTCTTTTGACCAAGCACTACAACTTCCGATGCGTTGGCATTGGCGATGAT AAAACCTtgccggaggaggagggcagTGAGCTGCTGCCGGACAGCTGGAATGATGACGATACCAAGTACTCGCTGCGCTACGTGCACGATAAGATGCTGTATCTGCTGCTGGGCCACATCACCGAGGGCTCCCTGCTGATCAACCTGTTGGACATCAACACTAAGAAGGTGTCCAACATCTGCGTGGAACCAGAAACCCTGGTGCCTGAGGTCAAAGGAGGCATCACCACCATAATGCCGAGTGCCTCAGAGATTGTTGAACGCTACCGTAGGGAGCTCCTAGACCCTGTATTCACGGGCAACTCGCGTGAGGTTACCACACAGACGACCAATTCACCACGCCCCAATGTATCGACTCCAGATCCCTTTGGCGAGCCCAGGCGTGGCGG ATCCTTCACTCCAGGTCAATTCGAGCCTCGCCCTTTTGGATTTCCGGACGTTGGACGCGGGGATCTCGATCCACTGGGTCGCGGTGGTCATGGTAACCTGTTCAGCTTTCCATCACGCCCAAATATGGGCCCGGGACCTTTGCCCCGCTTCGACCCGTTCAATCCCCTGAATCCGAATAGGCCGGGACAGGGTGGAATCAATCCAGATCATATGCGCCCACCAGATTGGAATCCCGATTACTACATGTAA
- the LOC6734064 gene encoding uncharacterized protein LOC6734064 isoform X1 → MVSRRKILSRSRDDLNLDQTFTQQEEEEDIWFQKDKLYKEHIQEVLDKWTQIDDEIWAKVIVFERNRRVAKAYARAPVLTINGSDDGFDGMRIGLCGFDNPMRDQKTDEMKRVIGQGVKIKMDDAGNILIRRYAKSNVYVKSTASSPNEETSIGAEILKLPNQALESEKIVKLFDMKKFQSNVNRELRRAYPDRRRLETQCLSSVAFVKSENDILECPIWVLIVNVVAMDMLKSKLPPVQRPIVDIKNRPRIPIPDEDPYSVAGNGSGGSSGSSGFGSGHQAQLHPQQQLGKHLNGNGGGHVAATREQLLLQTQQLAHKRSEKPPKLPPRDNIYSHDLIPKPDYDDIDLETRIKLSRGKSDKGKDNKKYDDPYYCGLRARVPNFVKSGKPIPAQVSKDQRDGNGNNIGNGGISTLSQKKTSMIHNHLGGMHPHHIQQQQQLMAAAAAAHAAQHHHAGHQREQQQQHHQIWQTRSYESGIGIYKQGGPNAAHQSHKSHALQMQMHQQLQMQMQQQQQQPQSLPTELTATTATATTKTQSTANQARSHQPHPHLHPHSNPHAHPHHRLHRHVHVRCERHAHLQQQHSAPLQSVQHQPQQQQHVQQQQPYYDNLEDSVARRVTRRHSTRRSEESSACNCVSCYALAPLCGAVPPPRPQRSLSQQQLRRHQRLSGSLVEQEVRPAVVKWCSESDVSVLELEPTEPTNERYDDCYDYDDFDMAFDLDDDLGLTENIPRRKGTETVDMYMDRSHLRQLQAPAVLRTKSQSTESFFEQPNEEGSLYMYGGRKRIAVKAPSATNIYDRVRGTIDYSDRGRSAAGAKRGQCHKKPQLPAPSWRGGKRQEQAQNADKRQRYDNATNGNSHGNGNNSSNNQHKRQLTNAKQDNEDMLKSKNYFNSKNKSIAAAAANAAAAASAATTAAAKATAVSANIAATSGGGGAEPGAGASATGVAGGKARGGGGPTMAPPLATSLAANNATAVSKAPSAPPPTASRTGRSASRLDISDMESIYGYLKPRKPRSLSLKKIQILDY, encoded by the exons aatTGGACTGTGCGGCTTCGACAATCCGATGAGGGATCAGAAGACCGACGAGATGAAGCGCGTCATCGGACAG GGTgttaaaatcaaaatggaTGACGCTGGGAACATCCTCATCCGGCGGTACGCCAAAAGCAATGTCTACGTGAAGAGTACCGCCAGCAGTCCCAACGAGGAGACCTCCATCGGTGCCGAGATCTTAAAGCTGCCCAATCAGGCGCTCGAATCCGAAAAAATAGTCAAG CTCTTCGACATGAAGAAGTTCCAGTCGAATGTGAATCGCGAACTGCGACGCGCCTATCCGGATCGCCGCCGCTTGGAGACGCAGTGCCTCTCCTCGGTGGCGTTTGTCAAGTCGGAGAACGACATCTTGGAGTGCCCCATCTGGGTGCTCATCGTCAATGTGGTGGCCATGGATATGTTGAAGAGCAAGCTGCCACCAG TGCAACGTCCCATTGTGGACATAAAGAACCGCCCGCGCATTCCGATTCCCGACGAGGATCCCTACAGCGTCGCGGGCAATGGAAGTGGTGGCAGCTCCGGCAGCTCTGGCTTCGGCAGTGGCCACCAGGCGCAACTGCATCCGCAGCAACAGCTGGGCAAGCATCTCAATGGCAACGGTGGCGGACATGTGGCCGCCACGagggagcagctgctgctgcagacgCAACAACTGGCCCACAAGCGCAGCGAGAAACCGCCAAAACTACCGCCCAGGGATAATATCTACTCGCACGATCTGATTCCAAAG CCGGACTACGATGACATCGACTTGGAGACCCGTATCAAACTGTCTCGCGGTAAATCGGACAAGGGCAAAGATAATAAGAAATATG ATGATCCCTACTACTGCGGCCTGCGGGCCCGAGTTCCGAACTTTGTAAAGTCCGGCAAGCCGATACCCGCCCAGGTGTCCAAGGATCAGCGGGATGGCAATGGGAACAACATCGGGAACGGCGGCATCAGCACGCTCAGCCAGAAGAAAACGTCCATGATCCACAACCATTTGGGCGGCATGCATCCGCACCACattcaacagcagcagcaactgatGGCCGCGGCGGCGGCTGCGCATGCGGCACAGCACCACCATGCGGGCCAccagcgggagcagcagcagcagcaccaccagatTTGGCAGACTCGCAGCTATGAGAGCGGCATAGGTATTTATAAACAGGGTGGGCCCAACGCCGCCCACCAATCACACAAATCGCACGCACTGCAGATGCAAATGCATCagcaactgcaaatgcaaatgcaacagcaacaacaacaaccacagtCACTGCCAACGGAACTAACAGCAACcactgcaacagcaaccaccAAGACACAAAGCACAGCTAACCAAGCACGTAGCCACCAGCCACATCCGCATCTGCATCCGCACTCGAATCCGCACGCACATCCGCACCACAGACTCCACCGGCATGTCCACGTTCGCTGCGAGCGGCACGCccacttgcagcagcaacactctGCACCGCTGCAATCAGTGCAGCAccagccgcaacagcagcaacatgtgcagcagcaacaaccgtACTACGACAACTTGGAGGACTCTGTGGCTCGCCGGGTGACACGGCGACACTCCACCCGTCGTTCTGAAGAGAGCTCCGCCTGCAATTGCGTGAGCTGCTATGCGCTGGCTCCACTCTGTGGTGCAGTTCCTCCGCCACGTCCGCAAAGGAGCCTGAGTCAGCAGCAGCTGAGGCGTCACCAGCGGCTAAGTGGAAGCCTGGTGGAGCAGGAGGTCCGGCCGGCGGTGGTCAAGTGGTGCAGCGAGAGCGATGTCTCGGTGCTGGAGCTGGAACCTACGGAACCCACAAACGAACGGTACGACGACTGCTACGACTACGACGACTTCGACATGGCATTCGACCTGGACGATGACCTGGGCTTGACCGAGAACATACCGCGCCGCAAGGGCACCGAAACCGTTGACATGTACATGGATCGCTCCCATCTCCGCCAGCTGCAGGCGCCGGCAGTGCTGCGCACCAAGTCGCAGTCCACCGAGAGCTTCTTTGAGCAGCCCAACGAGGAGGGCTCACTGTACATGTACGGCGGCAGGAAGCGGATTGCGGTGAAGGCGCCGTCGGCGACCAATATCTATGACCGCGTGCGCGGCACCATCGACTACTCGGACAGGGGACGCAGTGCGGCAGGAGCGAAAAGGGGCCAGTGCCACAAGAAGCCACAGCTGCCAGCGCCCAGTTGGCGGGGCGGCAAGCGACAGGAGCAGGCTCAAAACGCTGACAAAAGACAAAGATATGACAATGCCACCAATGGCAACAGCcatggcaacggcaacaacagcagcaacaaccagcaCAAAAGACAGCTAACGAACGCCAAGCAAGACAATGAGGACATGttgaaaagcaaaaattatttcaatagtaaaaacaaaagtatagcagcggcagccgcaaatgcagcagcagcagcatcagcagcaacaacagcagcagcgaaagcGACAGCAGTATCAGCCAACATTGCAGCAACATCTGGAGGCGGTGGAGCTGAGCCGGGAGCGGGAGCGAGCGCAACAGGAGTGGCTGGGGGAAAGGCCCGAGGAGGCGGTGGGCCAACGATGGCCCCACCACTGGCCACCAGTCTAGCCGCAAACAATGCAACTGCGGTTAGTAAGGCAccttctgctcctccgccgACGGCCAGCAGAACCGGACGCAGTGCCAGCCGCCTTGACATCAGCGACATGGAGTCCATTTATGGCTACCTAAAGCCCCGCAAGCCCCGCAGCCTTAGCCTGAAGAAAATCCAAATACTCGACTACTAA